CCTGGCGTGCCTGCAACTGATGCTGCTGCAGGCGCGTCTGCTGGATGAAGTGGTAGGCCTCCTCGTAGGCGGCGCCGTCCAGCTTGTCGATCACCCCGCGCTCGCTCAGCTCGCGCAGGCGCTGCTGGGTGTTGCAGGCCTTGATGCCGTTGGCCAGGGCCAGCAGCCGTGCGCCGTCGACGAAGGGCGTGAGGCCCTGGGACTTGAGGTCCAGGGTGTCCTTGTCGGTACCACGCCGGGCCACCACGAAATCCCGGAAGCGGCCTACCGGCGGACGCTGGCGCAAGGCGTTCTCGGCCATCATGCGCTGGAACAGGCGGTTGTCGGCGATCTGCCCGAGCAGTTCGTCACGCAGGGTTTCGCAGCCGCTGGCATCGCCCCACACGGTGCGCAGGTCGAAGTAGATGGTCGAGGCCAGCAGGTTTTCCGGCGAGGCCTCGCGCACGAAGCCGGCGAAGCGCCGTGACCACTCCTGGCGCGACAGGCACAGCTGCGGGTTGCCGGCCATGATGTCGCCCTTGCACAGGGTGAAGCCGCAGCGTGCCAGGTGCCCATTGATCTCCATGGCCAGCGGCAGCAGGCGCCCGCGGATCTCGGCGGCCTGCACGTTGCTCTCGGCCTCGAAGAGGATGCCATTGTCCTGGTCGGTGTGCAGGGTCTGCTCGCGCCGGCCTTCGCTGCCGAAGCATAGCCAGGTGAACGGCACGCCGGGGTCGCCCAGGTCTTCGATGGTCAGCTCGATCACCCGGCACACGGTGTGGTCGTTGAGCAGGGTGACGATATGGGTGATCTGGCTGGCGCTGGCGCCGTGGGCAAGCATGCGGTCGACCAGCTGGCGGATGTCTTCGCGCAGCGCGGCGAGGGTTTCCACCCGGCCGGCATGGCGAATGGTGCGGGCCAGGTGTACCAGGTCGACGCGCTGCAGGGAGAACAGGTCGCGCTCGGACACCACGCCGCACAGCTTGCCCTGTTCCACCAGGCAGACATGGGCGATATGCCGCTCGGTCATGGCGATGGCGGCGTCGAAGGCGCTGGCGCTCGGCGGCAGGTGGAAAGGCGGCTGGGTCATCAGGCTGCAGATCGGCTGGTCGAGGGCGCTGCCGTCGGCCACCGCCCGGCGCAGGTCGCGCAGGGTGAAGATGCCCTGGGGACGCAGGCCCGGGTCGACGATCACGATGCTGCCGACCTGCTGCTCGTGCATCAGCCGCACCGCGTCGCGCAGCGGCATTTGCGGCGCGCAGGCAATCGGTTGGCGCATGGCCAGCTCGCCCAGGCGGGTATCGAGCGAATACTGCGAGCCAAGGGTTTCCACGGCGCGCATCTGCACCTGCTGGTTGACCTGGTCGAGCAGGCTGCTGACGCCGCGCAGGGCGAAGTCACGCAGGGGCGCGGACTGGGCGAACAGGCGGGTAAAGGCGGCCTTGTCGAGCAGCAGGCAGAAGGTGTCTTCGGCGGCCAGGTGGGCGGTGCGGGTGGCGCGCTCGCCGATCAGCGCGGCCATGGGAAAGCATTCGCCCCTGGTGATCTCGAAAGTGGTTTCCGTGCCGCGCCGCGCCGAATGCGGGCGCTGCCCATGCACGCGGCCCTGCTTGACGATGTACAGGTGCTCCACCGGGCCGTCGTCCGGGTGGATGATCACCTCGTCTTCAGCGTAGAAACGCAGTTGGCAGTGCTCGACCAGGTAGGCGAGGTGCGCGCTGTCCATCTGGTTGAACGGCGGGAATTTCTGCAGAAACTCCATGGTGCCATGGACGTTCTGGCGTACCGCTGTCTTGCCGGCCTGGACGAAATCGTCGGCTGCTTTCATCGCGCGCGTTCCTTTTGTTCTTGTAGCGGCATGGTGGCGAGCCGTGCCGTGAATCGACATAGGACGTAAGTCTAGGCCAAGGGTTTGACGGGTGAATATGCCGGCCGGCGGTGAACCTCTCAGGTCTATTGGCGTCCTGATGTGTCTGAGACGCGTTTTTCAGATAGTCATCCCTTCCAGGCACAGAGGAGACATCCCCTATGAGTGGCAGCATCCTGCGTCACGCCGTGGCGCTCGGCACCTGCATCCTGTTGAGTTGCGGCGTCGCCAGCGCACAACAGAAGCCCGTCGAACTGATCGGCATCAACGTCGCGGGCGCGGGATTCGCCAGCTCGGTGCTGCCCGGCAAGCACGGCACCAACTTCTTCTTCCCGCCCAAGGGTTACTACGAGAAGTGGCAGCAGAAGGGCATCAGCTGGGTGCGCTTCTCCTTCATTTGGGAGCGCCTGCAACCGCAGGCCAATGGCGAGTTCGACGAGACCTACGCCAAGCTGATCGACAAGACCCTCGATGAAGCGCAGCAGGCCGGCATCGAGCTGATGCTCGACGTGCACAACTATGGCCGTTACTACGGCAAGGTGATCGGCACCGACGACGTGCCGATTTCTGCCTACCGGAACCTGATGGAGCGCATCGCCAAGCGCTGGGGCAACCACCCGGCCGTGTATGCCTACGACCTGATGAACGAGCCCTACGGCGCGGCCAACACGTTCTGGCCGCAACTGGCCCAGGCCGGTATCGACGGCGTGCGCAAACATGATTCGCAGAACGAGATCTATGTCGAAGGCGCCGAGTATTCCTCGGCACTGCGCTGGCCCAAGCTCAACGACAACCTGCTCGACCTGAAGGACCCGGCCGACAAGCTGATCTACTCGGCGCACATGTACATCGACCCGGATGCCAGCGGCAGTTACAAGACCGCCCTGGCGCCCAACCTGGATCCGCAGATCGGCATCAAGCGCCTGGAGCCCTTCGTCAACTGGTTGATCGAGCACAACAAGAAGGGCCATATCGGCGAGTTCGGCGTGCCGGCCGACGACGAGAGCGGCCTGGTGGCCCTGGACCAGACGCTCGCCTACCTGCAGAAACATTGCATTCCGTTCACCTACTGGGCCGCTGGGCCGTCGTGGGGCAAGCACAAGCTGTCCATCGAGCCGGTCAAGGGTGTGGATCGCCCGCAATGGGCGGTGCTGCAGAAGTACCTGGGGGGCGGCAACTGCACCAGCATCGGGCCGGGAACCTGATGCACGGGTTGATGCTCTGATCAGCGTGGCGACGCTCCAGTCGCCGCCATCGCCTCCCACGCCGGACCTGATTAAGGACGCACGCATGACAAACCGCAATCTATGGGTGGATTACGCCAAGGCCATCGGCATCCTCCTGGTGGTCTATGGCCATGTGGTGCGCGGCTTGCTCAACGGCGGCATCATCACCGAGAACGTAGACTTTCACTGGCTGGTGGACAGCATCATCTACAGCTTCCACATGCCGCTGTTCTTCTTTCTGTCCGGGCTGTTCTTCTGGCATTCGCTGAACAACCGCGGCGGTGCCGGGCTGTTCTGCAACAAGATAGACACCATTTTCTACCCTTTCGTGCTCTGGTCGCTGCTGCAGGGCAGCATCGAAGTGGTGCTGGCGCGCTATACCAACGGCGGCGTCGGCATGGGCGAGGTGCTGGCGCTGCTGTGGTCGCCACGGGCGCAATTCTGGTTCCTGTATGCGCTGTTCGCCGCGTTCTGCCTGGCGATCCTGCTGTACCGCAGTTTCTCGACGCGGGCCTTCCTGCCGTTGCTGGTACTCAGTGCACTGTTCTACCTGCTCCAGCAGTGGACGCCCCGTGTCGCCGCGCTGGTGTTCCTGGCGCAGAACTTCGTGTTCTTCGCCCTGGGCATCTGGTTCAACCAGATCCGCGGCAGCATCGAGCCCCGTGCATCGGCCGTGGCGCTCGGCAGCGGCCTGGCCTTCGTGGTGGCGCAGTACCTGTTCCACGGCCCGCTGGGCCTGACCTACGCGGATCGCGGCGCGGCGTCGCTGGTGGTGGCCTTTATCGGCATCCTGTTCACCGTCAGCCTGTGCATGGTGCTGGCGCGCCGGCCAATGGGCTGGGTGCTGACCCTGGGCGCGCTGTCGATGCCGATCTTCCTGATGCACATCCTGGCCGGCAGTGGCGCGCGGGTGATTCTCAGCAAGTTCCTGGGCATCAACGACGACATCCTGCACATCGTCCTGGGCTGCCTGGCCGGTGTGCTGCTGCCGATCATCGCCGCGAAGATCCTCGAGGCGCTGGGCATCAACTGGCTGTACGAAATGCCCAAACGCTTTTCGGTTTATCGCTGGCAGCAACGTCGCGTGGTGCCACAGCCGGCAAGATAAGAACCTGGGTGTCGCTGCGCTCGACCACAGGCTACGGAGCGATTCCGTAGCCCGGCGTCGAGCGACGCGACGCCCGGGATGGCGCCGGCTCTGCTGGCCATAAAAGAAAAACCGCCTCTCGGCGGTTTTCTTTTGCTTGACCGCTTAGCGCGCCAGGCTGGCCTTCAGCTCCCGACGACGGCGGTGCAGCACCGGCTCGGTGTAGCCGTTGGGCTGCCTGGCGCCTTCGAGCACCAGTTCCACGGCTGCCTGGAAGGCGATGTTGCCGTCGAATGCCGGCGCCATCGGGCGATACAGCGGGTCACCGGCATTCTGCCGATCCACCACCGGGGCCATGCGCTTGAGGCTTTCCAGCACCTGCGCCTCGCTGACCACGCCGTGGCGCAGCCAGTTGGCCAGCAGCTGGCTGGAGATGCGCAGGGTGGCACGGTCTTCCATCAGGCCGATGTCGTTGATGTCCGGCACCTTGGAGCAGCCAACGCCCTGGTCGATCCAGCGCACCACATAGCCGAGGATGCCCTGGGCATTGTTGTCCAGCTCGTTGCGGATTTCCTCGGCACTCCAGTCGGTACTCGGCGCCAGCGGGATGGCAAGGATTTCATCCAGCGAGGCCGGCGTGCGCTTGGCCAGTTCGGCCTGGCGGGCGAACACGTCGACCTTGTGGTAATGCAGCGCATGCAGGGTGGCGGCGGTCGGCGAGGGCACCCAGGCGGTGTTGGCGCCGGCCAGCGGGTGGCCGATCTTCTGTTCGAGCATGGCGGCCATCAGGTCGGGCATCGCCCACATGCCCTTGCCGATCTGCGCGCGACCCTGCAGGCCGCTGGCCAGGCCGACGTCGACGTTGTTGTTCTCGTAGGCGCTGATCCATTTCTCGCTCTTCATGGCGGCCTTGCGCACCATGGCGCCGGCTTCCATGGAGGTGTGGATCTCGTCGCCGGTGCGGTCGAGAAACCCGGTGTTGATGAACACCACGCGCTCGCTGGCGGCGGCGATGCAGGCCTTGAGGTTGACGGTGGTGCGCCGCTCCTCGTCCATGATGCCGACCTTCAGGGTATTGCGCGCCAGGCCCAGCACCTGCTCGACACGGCCGAATAGCTCGCTGGTGAAGGCCACTTCCTCAGGGCCGTGCATCTTCGGTTTGACGATGTACACCGAGCCGGTGCGGCTGTTGGCGCGGCTGCTGTTGCCGTTGAGGTTGTGCAGCGCGGCGAGACTGGTGCACAGCGCATCGAGAATGCCTTCGGGCAATTCGTTGCCGTTGGCGTCGAGCACCGCCGGGTTGGTCATCAGGTGGCCGACATTGCGCACGAACAGCAGGCTGCGCCCGTGCAAGGTCAGCTCGCCGCCGTTCGGGCGGGTGTAGACGCGATCCGGGTTCATGGTGCGGGTGAAGGTACTGCCGCCCTTGCTGACCGTTTCGCTGAGGTCGCCCTTCATCAAGCCCAGCCAGTTGCGGTAGACCAGGGTCTTGTCGTCGGCATCCACCGCGGCCACCGAGTCTTCGCAGTCCATGATGGTGGTCAGCGCCGACTCCATCAGCACGTCCTTCACCCCAGCGGCATCGGTGCTGCCGATCGGGCTGGCGGCGTCGATCTGGATCTCGAAATGCAGGCCGTGGTGCTTGAGCAGGATGGCGATCGGCGCCCCGGCTTCGCCCTGGAAGCCGACCAGCTGGTCGGCATCGCGCAACCCGCTGATATCGCCATTGGCCAGGGTGACCAGCAGCTTGTCGCCCTCGATGCGGTAGCCGCTGACCTCGGCGTGGGAGCCGGTGGCCAGCGGCGCGCTTTCATCGAGAAAGGCGCGCGCGGCGGCGATCACCTTGTCGCCGCGTACCCGGTTGTAACCCTGGCCCTTTTCGGCGCCGCCTCTCTCGCTGATCGCGTCGGTGCCGTACAGCGCGTCGTACAGCGAGCCCCAGCGGGCGTTGCTGGCATTGAGGGCGAAGCGGGCGTTCATCACCGGCACCACCAACTGCGGGCCGGCCATGCGGGCGATCTCGTCATCGACGTTTTCGGTGCTGGCTTGTACCTGCTCAGGCTGCGGCTGCAGATAGCCGATCTGCTCCAGGAAGGCCTTGTAGGCCGCAGCATCGTGGGGCTTGCCGGCGCGCTCGCGGTGCCAGCCGTCGATCTGCGCCTGCAGTTGGTCGCGCTTGTCGAGCAGGGCACGGTTCTCTGGCGCCAGATCGCGGAACACGGCGTCAGCGCCGGCCCAGAAGGCATCGGCTGTCACGCCGCTGCCGGGAATGGCTTGGTTGTTGATGAAATCGAACAACACCTTGGCGACCTGCAGGCCACCGACTCGAACACGCTCAGTCATCTCTCGCCTCTCTGCTTCGCTTAGCCTGTGTAACGGCGGGAACCCTCGATGCTGCGCAGGCAGACCGCCTCGGGGCCGTGGTCAACGGCTGCCCGCGTTGCTGCGGTGTGTCTGGAGGTGCTTCGTGAGCGGGGTTTTCCACAACCAGCAGGACTGGGTTTGGGTTCATGTAGTGGTTTTCGCCAGATACTACATGAACAAATCGGGAAAAACAGTCCAGAAATGATCGACGCGACCTTGGTCGTATTCTGCGCCGCCACTTGCCCTGGAGAGCTGCCTATACTTCAGGGCACCTATAAGGATCACCACCATGCCCACACGCATCGCCACCGCCGCGGATCTGGATGACCTGGTACCGCTGTTCGCCGCTTACCTGGACTTCTACGGCGTCGGCAAACCCGAGCGCCAGGTCCGTGCATTTCTGGCCGAGCGCCTGGAGCGCGACGATTCGACTCTGCTGATCGCCCGGGACGATGGGGCGAACGCCCAGGGCTTCGTGCAACTCTATCCCCTGTATGACTCGCTGGCGCTGCGCCCCTGTTTGCTGCTCAGTGACCTGTACGTGGCCGAGCAGGCGCGTCGCCAGGGCGTCGGTGAGCAGTTGCTGGAAGCAGCCCGCCAGCACGGGCTGCGCGTTGGCGCCTGCGGGCTGCAGCTGGAAACCGCGCGAACCAACCAGGCCGCGCAGTCGCTCTACGAGCGCCTGGGCTACGTGCGCGATGCGATCTACCTGACCTACCGGCTCGACCTGAGTTGAGCGCCAACGACGAGGACATGAGCATGGATCATCTGATACTGACCGTTATCGCCCAGGACCAGCCGGGCCTGGTCGAGCGCGTCGCCCAGTGCGTGGCCAGGCACGGCGGCAACTGGCTGGAGAGCCGTATGTCGCGGATGGCCGGCCAGTTCGCCGGCATCCTGCGGGTGGACGTGCCGGCGGCCTCCCATGGTGCGCTGATGGAAGCCCTGAACGAACTCGGCGCCCAGGGCATTCGGGTGCAGCTCGCCTCGGCCGGCGCCGAGCCGGACTGCACCTGGAAGTCGATCCACCTCGACCTGCTGGGCAACGACCGCGCCGGTATCGTGCGCGATATCACCCGGTTGCTGGCGGCCAATGGCGTCAACCTGGAAAACCTGGTCACCGAGGTGACCGCCGCGCCCATGAGCGGCGAGCCGCTGTTCCACGCCCAGGCCACCCTGGCGGTGCCGGAAGGTCTGCCGCTGAGTACCCTGCAGACCTCACTGGAAGGCCTGGCTGACGACCTGATGGTCGAGCTCAAGCTGCGTATGGAGGACTAGCTATCGGCACGCCTCTAGCGGCGCGTTATCGAGATGATGCAAACCACAAGGCCGCCCATCGGGCGGCCTTGTGGTTGCAGGGCTAGCGGATCACCACTGGTAGTCGAGGCTGGCAATCACGCTACGCGGGTCGCCGTAATAGCAGTAGAAACCGTCGCAGGTGGCCAGGTATTCCTTGTCGAACAGGTTCTTGGCATTGAGGGCCACGCTGGCGCCTTGCAGCGCGTTGCTGAATTTGCCGAGGTCGTAGCGTACTGCGGCGTCGTAGACGGTGTAGGAGCGGGTATGGCCGTATGACTTGTCACCCGCAGATGTGACGCTGCCGACTGCGATGTTGTTTGTTTCACCGATATAGCGTGCGCCAAAGCCAATGCCCGCACCCATCAAGGCTCCGTCGTTCCAGGTGTAGTCTGCCCAGATCGATGCCTGGTTTTCTGGGGTCAGCGGCAATGGACGATTCTTGTCCAGCGGATCGCCAACTTTGGTCATCTTGCTGTTGGCGTAGGTGTAGGCCGCGGTAAGTTTCAGGTTGTCACTGATGTTGCCGACCGCTTCCAGTTCGAACCCACGTACTCGCACTTCACCCACTGGGGCGGTAATGCCCGCAGTACTGGTCGAGATGATGTCCTGACGGGTCAGGTCGTAGGCCGCTGCGGTAAACAGCATGTCGCTGCCGGGTGGCTGGTACTTGATGCCCAGCTCATACTGCTTGCCGGTACTTGGACGATAGGTCTTACCTGTCAAGAAGGTTCCACCTGCTTCCGATTGGAAGGATTCGGCATAGGAAATATAAGGTGTGAAGCCTGCATCAAATACGTAGCTCAATGCGGCGTTGCCACTGAAGGCGCTATCGCGACGGTTATCGCTGGCGTTCCAGTTATAGAACCGGGAGTTGGTTCTTACTTTGTCCCAACGTCCGCCGAGAGCGAGGCGCCAGTTGTCCAGTGCCAGCTGATCCTGAATATACAGCCCGGTACTGCGCCGTTTCTGGTTGTAGTCCTGGAAGGCGCTGTAGGCAACGCCGCTGAAATCCTGGCCATAGATCGGCGTGATGATGTTGCTGGTTGGCGCTTCGCCGAACAGCCACTGGTAGTTGGTGTTGACGCGTTGGTAGTCCAGGCCCAACAGCAACGTGTGCTTGAGCACGCCGGTGTCGAAGTCGGCCTGCAAGTTGTTATCCAGCGCGAACTGGCTGACGTCTTCGTTGACTACGTTGGCCCCGCGACGGACCGTTCCATCCGCTGCCACCGCTTCGTCCGGACCGTTTGGCCAATACATCCCCCCCGCCGTAATGCTCTGGAATTCCAGGTCGCTCTTGGTGTAGCGCAGGTTTTGGCGGAACTGCCAGACGTCGTCGATGCGGTGCTCGAAGGCATAGCCCAGGGCGTAATACGTCTTGTCGTAGAACTCCCAGTCCGGATCGCCGAGGTTCTTGTGGTAATCCACCTTGCCTGCCGGGGTGGCCAGCTTGGTGCCTTGCAGCGGCAGGAACTGGCTGGTGGTGCCGGTATCGTCGCGGTTGAACTGGCTGAGCAAGGTCAGCCGGGTGTCGTCGGCAATGTTCCAGGTCAGGCTCGGGGCGATGTTGAAGCGCTGATCGTCGATGTGTTCGATCGCCGTACCGCTGTCGCGCAGTACGCCGCCGACGCGGTACAGGAAACGGCCGTCTTCATCGACGCGGCCGGTGCTGTCGAAACTGATCTGCTTGTGCTGGAAGGTGCCGATCTGCAATTGAACCTGGTGGCTGTCGAGTGCTTCCGGGCGCCGGCTGACCATATCCAGCAGGCCACCTGGCGGGGTCTGCCCATAGACCGATGAGGCCGGCCCGCGCAGCAGGGCGACGCGCTCCAGGTTCCAGGTTTCCAGCTTGGGCATCACGTAGGTGCCCTTGGGCAGCGGCAGGCCGTCGAGCATCTGGATGGGCTCGAAGCCACGAATCTTCATCCATTCGGCGCGGCTGTCGCTGCCGTAGCTGCTGGCAATCACCCCGGGCATGTAGCGCACTGCATCATCGAGGTTCTGCACCTTGCGATCCTGCATCTGCTGGCGGGTCGCCACGGAGATCGAGCGCGGCGCCTCGGCAATCGAGGTGTCGGTCTTGCTGCCGGCGGCGGTGCGTGTTGCCAGGTAGCCGGTGGCCGGGCCCCAGGCGCTTTCTACAGCGCTACTGGCGCTGACGGTGGTTTCCGGCAGTGCCAGCGCGGCGTTGTCCGGCACCGGCTGCACACTGTAGGTGCCCGCGGCGCCTGGCACCAGCATCAGGCCACTGCCGGCCAGCGCCTGGCGGAGTGCACCGACGGTGTCGAATTCGCCCTGCACGGGTTGGGCGCGTTTACCGGCGGTCAGGCCGGGGTCGATGCTCAGCACCACACCGGCCTGGCTGGCGATCTGGTTCAAGGCGTTGGCCAGCGGGGCGGCGGGCACCCGATAGCTGCGCACGGCGTCAGCCGACTGGGCCAGGCACAAAGCCGGCAGGCTGGCCAGCGCCATGGCGGCAACCAGCATGCTCGGGCGGAACGGGGTACGGCTGAACATCGGCATCGCGAACGGCTCCTGGGAAAATGTCTGATTTCCTATTGCCGAAGCCGAGGGCGAAAAGTGATAGGGCCAGCGCAAAATTTTTTACCAGGACTTTTCTGCCTGCGGCACCACGCGAATCCACCAGTCGCCATAGCGCTGCACCCGCACCGGCAGGCTGGCGGGGATGGCCGCCAGGGCCAGGTCAGGGTTACGCAGGGGGAAACTGCCGCTGATACGCAGGTCGGCGATGCCGGCATCGACACCCAGATAGCCGCTGTGGTACTCGCCCAGGCGCTCCAGCAACTCGGCCAGGCGTACGTTTTCCACTACCAGCATGCCGTGCATCCAGGCATCGGCGGCGACCGGTGCGACCAGGCTGGCACCAAGGCCCTCGCGGGTCATCAGCACCTGTTGCCCCTGCTCGATCACCCGCTCATCCGCGGCGTACTGCGGATGCGCGGCCACGGCCGACTGCAGCACGATCAGGCGTGTGCCCTGGTCTTCCTCGCGGACCAGAAAACGTGTGCCCAGGGCGCGCAGGGTGCCCTGTTCGGTCTCGACCAGAAATGGCCGCGGATCACCGTGGGCGGTCTCCACGAGAATCTCGCCGCTGCGCAGGAACAGGCGGCGTGCATCGGCCGTGAAAACGATGTCCACGGCGCTGCGGCTGTTCAGGCGCAGCCGGCTGCGGTCGGCCAGTTGCAGCTCGCGCTGTTCGCCGGCGGCGGTTCTTTCATCGGCCAGCCAGTCGCTCAGCGGGCGCTGCTGGTTGAGCAGGCCGAGGCCGAGCAGGCTGGCCAGCAGCACGCCGAGCAGGCCACCGAGGCTGCGCCGCTGCGTGTTACGTTTCGGGTGCCTGAGCAGGGCCTTGCGGGCGGCCGGAACCGCTGCCACGGCCAGTTGCTGATCGAGGCCGGTCAGTTGCTTCCAGGCGCGCACATGCTCGGGGTCGGCGGCCAGCCAGCGTTGGAACTCGCGTTTTTCCCGCGCGCTGGTGATGCCCGAATCCAGGCGCAGCTGCCACTCGATGGCGGCCTCCAGCACCCGATTGCTGACCGGCACGGACGCGCCACTCATGCCGTCGGCGCTCCATACAGGGCGACGTAGCACTGGCGGGCCGCCTGGGCGAGGTATTGACGGACCCGCGGTACCGAAACACCCAGACGCTGGGCGATTTCGGCGTGGCCGAGCCCGTCCAGGCGATTGTAGAGAAAGGCGCTGCGTGCCTTGAATGTCAAGGTGCCGAGCAGGCGGTCGATCTCGTGCAGGGCTTCGAGCATCAGGGCCTGCTCCTCCGGGCTGGCATGCACGGCCTCGGGCCCGTGACTCAGCGCTTCGAGGTAGGCGCGTTCCACGGCGTTGCGGCGGAAGTGGTCGATCAGCAGCCCGCGGGCGATGGTGCCGAGCAGGGCACGCGGTTCACGCAGGTGCTGCAGGTCGGGTTTGCCGAGCAGGCGGACGAAGGTGTCCTGGCTCAGGTCTTCGGCCCGCTGCGGGCAGGCCAGGCTTTTGCGCAGCCAGCCGAGCAGCCAATCGCGATGGTCGCGATAGAGCTGGCCCGTCAGTTGCTGATGCGTGGATTCCCCGACCGACACAGGTGGCTCCGCAAATAAGGGAGAAATAAAGCAATAATTATTCGCATATGATTGCAGGATGCGACTACGCACTGCAATCGCTGATGGTCGGTTTCGTGGACAAGGTGCCGTCTCAACCCGTCGCCAGCCTGCGCATGC
Above is a genomic segment from Pseudomonas argentinensis containing:
- a CDS encoding FecR domain-containing protein, which encodes MSGASVPVSNRVLEAAIEWQLRLDSGITSAREKREFQRWLAADPEHVRAWKQLTGLDQQLAVAAVPAARKALLRHPKRNTQRRSLGGLLGVLLASLLGLGLLNQQRPLSDWLADERTAAGEQRELQLADRSRLRLNSRSAVDIVFTADARRLFLRSGEILVETAHGDPRPFLVETEQGTLRALGTRFLVREEDQGTRLIVLQSAVAAHPQYAADERVIEQGQQVLMTREGLGASLVAPVAADAWMHGMLVVENVRLAELLERLGEYHSGYLGVDAGIADLRISGSFPLRNPDLALAAIPASLPVRVQRYGDWWIRVVPQAEKSW
- a CDS encoding RNA polymerase sigma factor, translating into MSVGESTHQQLTGQLYRDHRDWLLGWLRKSLACPQRAEDLSQDTFVRLLGKPDLQHLREPRALLGTIARGLLIDHFRRNAVERAYLEALSHGPEAVHASPEEQALMLEALHEIDRLLGTLTFKARSAFLYNRLDGLGHAEIAQRLGVSVPRVRQYLAQAARQCYVALYGAPTA